A window from Drosophila nasuta strain 15112-1781.00 chromosome 3, ASM2355853v1, whole genome shotgun sequence encodes these proteins:
- the LOC132791067 gene encoding probable chitinase 10 produces MLPPRLLRIAFVICLLVVLLSPSTDSAQTKTRRRMRRPSTVTSSSRSSLLTSKKATESPVAEKRIDQEPASTTSVARTRLRSKSKLRGGAAAAAAAAGGAALVASGSSLKGKKTKVDDGTPKIVCYYTNWSQYRVKVGKFVPEDIPADLCTHIIFAFGWLKKGKLSSYESNDETKDNVPGLYERMMNLRKANPKLKILLAIGGWSFGTQKFKDMSATRYTRQTFVYSAIPFLRKRGFDGLDMDWEYPKGSDDKKNFVLLLKELREAFEAEAQELKQPRLLLSAAVPVGPDNVRGGYDVPAIASYLDFINLMAYDFHGKWERETGHNAPLYAPSSDSEWRKQLSVDNAANLWVKMGAPKEKLIIGMPTYGRSFTLANTEKHGPNAPATGGGREGVYTKESGFLAYYEICEMLLNGAVYVWDEEMKVPYLVDGDQWVGFDDERAIRNKMHWIKSNGFGGAMVWTIDMDDFKGEVCGGNVKYPLIGAMREELLGISRGKEAKDVNWTAVAATFEDIEEKPEPIKISVDEILNKVRKPHVQKKQRIKGGSNAVDTNTRPAQVFCYLTSWSAKRPGAGKFEPENIDPKLCTHIVYAFATLQDYKLAEATDDDPENYESVIALRDTNPDLQILLAIGGWAFGSTPFKELTSNVFRMNQFVYEAIDFLRDYKFNGLDVDWEYPRGAEDRVAYVNLLKELRVAFEGEAKSSGLPRLLLTAAVPASFEAIAAGYDVPEISKYLDFINVMTYDFHGQWERTVGHNSPLFALESATGYQKKLTVDYSAREWVKQGAPKEKLLIGMPTYGRSFELVNETQFDIGSPSSGGGKTGKFTNEAGFLSYYEVCTFLAADNTTLVWDSEQQVPFAYRGNQWVGFDDERSLKTKTEWLKEQGFGGIMVWSIDMDDFSGRCGSGKYPLLNALSEELKDYKVALEYDGPYESHGPRGAYTTKDPHDVTCAEEDGHISYHKDWADCTHYYMCEGERKHHMPCPANLVFNPQENVCDWPENVEGCHAPTEAPA; encoded by the exons ATG TTGCCACCGCGATTGCTGCGAATTGCCTTTGTGATATGCCTGCTGGTTGTATTGCTCTCTCCCTCCACAGACAGCGCGCAAA ccAAGACGCGTCGGCGCATGCGACGACCAAGCACAGTTACCAGTTCATCACGCAGCAGTTTGCTGACCTCCAAGAAGGCAACTGAATCGCCGGTGGCCGAGAAGCGCATCGATCAGGAACCGGCCTCCACGACCAGCGTCGCTCGCACTCGTCTCCGCTCCAAGTCGAAGCTCCGCGGAGGtgcagctgccgcagcagccgctgctggAGGAGCTGCGCTTGTTGCCAGTGGATCTTCGCTGAAGGGCAAGAAGACGAAGGTGGATGATGGCACACCGAAGATCGTTTGCTATTACACCAATTGGTCGCAGTATCGTGTTAAGGTTGGCAAGTTTGTGCCCGAGGATATTCCCGCTGATCTCTGCACGCACATTATCTTTGCCTTTGGCTGGCTAAAGAAGGGCAAGCTGAGTTCCTACGAGTCCAACGATGAGACCAAGGACAATGTACCTGGACTTTATGAACGCATGATGAATCTGCGCAAGGCGAATCCCAAGCTGAAG ATTTTGCTGGCTATTGGCGGTTGGTCCTTCGGCACACAGAAGTTCAAGGATATGTCAGCTACTCGCTACACTCGCCAGACCTTTGTCTACTCTGCCATTCCCTTCCTGCGTAAACGTGGTTTCGATGGTCTCGACATGGATTGGGAATACCCCAAGGGATCTGATGACAAGAAGAactttgtgctgctgctgaaggAATTGCGCGAAGCCTTCGAGGCTGAGGCCCAGGAACTGAAGCAACCTCGTCTCCTCTTGTCCGCTGCTGTGCCTGTGGGTCCCGACAATGTGCGCGGTGGTTATGATGTGCCTGCCATTGCCAGCTATCTGGACTTTATCAATCTGATGGCCTACGATTTCCACGGCAAATGGGAACGCGAAACGGGACACAATGCACCACT CTATGCACCCTCCTCGGACTCCGAGTGGCGCAAACAGTTGTCGGTGGACAATGCTGCCAATCTGTGGGTCAAGATGGGCGCACCCAAGGAGAAGTTGATCATTGGTATGCCAACCTATGGACGTAGTTTTACCCTCGCCAACACCGAGAAGCACGGACCCAATGCACCAGCCACAGGCGGCGGTCGCGAAGGTGTTTATACCAAGGAGAGCGGTTTCCTGGCCTACTACGAAATCTGTGAGATGCTGCTCAATGGCGCCGTCTATGTGTGGGATGAGGAGATGAAGGTGCCCTACTTGGTGGATGGTGATCAGTGGGTGGGCTTCGATGATGAGCGCGCGATTCGCAACAAGATGCATTGGATCAAATCGAATGGCTTTGGCGGTGCTATGGTCTGGACTATTGATATGGATGACTTCAAGGGTGAGGTGTGCGGAGGAAATGTCAAGTATCCATTGATTGGAGCCATGCGTGAGGAACTCTTGGGCATTTCGCGTGGCAAGGAGGCCAAGGATGTCAACTGGACTGCTGTGGCTGCTACGTTCGAGGATATTGAAGAG AAACCTGAACCCATCAAGATTTCTGTGGATGAAATTCTGAACAAGGTGCGCAAACCACATGTGCAGAAGAAGCAACGCATCAAGGGCGGCTCTAATGCTGTGGATACCAATA CTCGTCCCGCTCAGGTCTTCTGTTATCTGACCAGCTGGTCTGCTAAACGCCCTGGCGCTGGCAAATTCGAACCGGAGAACATTGATCCTAAACTGTGCACACACATTGTCTACGCCTTTGCCACGCTGCAGGATTACAAGCTGGCTGAAGCTACCGATGATGATCCCGAGAACTACGAGAGCGTTATTGCCTTGCGTGACACGAATCCCGATCTGCAAATCTTGTTGGCCATTGGCGGTTGGGCCTTTGGTTCCACGCCCTTCAAGGAGCTCACCTCGAACGTGTTCCGCATGAATCAGTTCGTCTACGAAGCCATCGATTTTCTGCGTGATTACAAATTCAACGGCTTGGACGTCGATTGGGAGTATCCACGTGGTGCTGAGGATCGTGTTGCCTATGTGAATCTGCTCAAGGAATTGCGTGTGGCTTTCGAGGGCGAAGCCAAGTCATCGGGATTGCCACGTCTCCTGCTCACAGCTGCTGTGCCCGCTTCCTTCGAAGCCATTGCTGCTGGCTATGATGTGCCCGAGATCTCCAAATATCTGGACTTTATCAATGTGATGACCTACGATTTCCACGGTCAATGGGAGCGCACTGTGGGCCACAATTCGCCGCTGTTTGCTTTGGAATCCGCCACCGGTTACCAGAAGAAACTGACTGTGGATTACAGCGCACGCGAGTGGGTGAAACAAGGTGCACCCAAGGAGAAGCTATTGATTGGCATGCCCACCTATGGACGTAGCTTTGAGCTGGTCAATGAGACGCAATTCGACATTGGTTCACCATCTTCGGGTGGCGGCAAGACGGGCAAGTTTACCAACGAGGCGGGCTTCCTCAGCTACTACGAAGTGTGCACTTTCCTGGCAGCAGACAACACCACATTGGTGTGGGATTCGGAGCAGCAGGTGCCCTTCGCCTACAGAGGCAATCAGTGGGTGGGCTTCGACGATGAACGTTCACTCAAGACAAAG ACCGAATGGCTTAAGGAGCAAGGCTTTGGCGGCATTATGGTGTGGTCTATTGACATGGATGATTTCTCTGGAcgctgcggcagcggcaagTATCCTCTGTTGAATGCGCTCAGTGAGGAACTCAAGGATTACAAAGTGGCGTTGGAATACGATGGACCCTACGAGTCCCATGGACCACGTGGAGCTTACACGACAAAGGATC CTCATGACGTTACCTGCGCGGAGGAGGATGGTCACATTAGCTACCACAAGGATTGGGCCGACTGCACACATTACTATATGTGCGAGGGTGAGCGCAAGCATCACATGCCATGTCCTGCCAACCTGGTCTTCAATCCCCAGGAGAATGTGTGCGATTGGCCCGAAAACGTTGAGGGCTGCCACGCACCAACGGAGGCGCCTGCCTAA
- the LOC132790165 gene encoding uncharacterized protein LOC132790165 isoform X1: MINWYSLVFILPGILVYAWPGNSQISVNNDLFIPILHNHSALTMKLWEENNCQPTFCCWRWLLELQSTQCPFMRLLVHCLIALPVYNLLLFLIGFLLSWQLHRSCSYTAERLLWLPKPIAEERLLAPQPSTVVVKPLLMPPTPPPRCKRRQAPKPPTGRIRATLSSPDKYPSHKDPFATVPIYDPQQEERYKTLRLNLLRVLEGLQQPLPPMLSLPLPMPVVLTPPKHKVEDSMLEESTLSESIPPLDLSKNKRKPSKWLHTVVKRLGKTFSKSKSHKHLEVSTAATLSHRSSSNSNITSSSRSDRSIYTLQPFWQRIARSSTRRGAGKSKFYVNSPSCSETNSSASCIYAY; this comes from the exons ATGATTAATTGGTACTCACTTGTGTTCATCTTACCGGGAATTCTAGTCTACGCCTGGCCTGGAAACTCTCAGATTAGCGTAAACAATGATTTATTTATCCCGATCTTGCATAATCATTCGGCTTTGACTATGAAATTGTGGGAGGAAAACAACTGTCAGCCAACGTTCTGCTGTTGGCGCTGGCTGCTGGAGTTGCAGAGCACACAGTGTCCTTTCATGCGGCTACTGGTGCATTGCCTCATTGCGTTGCCAGTTTACAATTTGTTACTGTTCTTGATTGG CTTCTTACTTAGCTGGCAGCTGCATAGAAGCTGCTCCTACACAGCTGAGCGTTTGTTATGGTTGCCGAAACCAATAGCGGAAGAAAGATTGTTGGCACCACAACCTTCGACTGTTGTGGTTAAACCTTTGCTCATGCCACCTACGCCGCCACCGCGTTGCAAGCGTCGCCAGGCGCCCAAGCCGCCAACAGGTCGTATACGCGCTACGCTTAGCTCGCCTGACAAATATCCCAGTCACAAGGATCCATTTGCCACTGTGCCCATCTACGATCCTCAGCAGGAAGAACGCTACAAGACATTGCGCTTGAATCTGCTGCGTGTTCTGGAAGGTTTacagcagccgctgccgccAATGTTGTCCCTGCCGTTGCCCATGCCCGTTGTGCTGACACCACCAAAGCATAAAGTTGAAGACTCAATGCTGGAAGAGTCAACTCTAAGCGAGTCAATACCACCTTTAGATCTATCAAAGAACAAGCGAAAGCCTTCCAAATGGTTGCACACTGTAGTTAAAAGGCTTGGAAAAACCTTCTCGAAAAGCAAGAGTCACAAGCATTTAGAAGTCAGCACAGCTGCCACATTGAGCCatcgaagcagcagcaatagcaacatcaccagcagcagtagaagcGACAGAAGCATCTACACTTTGCAGCCCTTTTGGCAACGCATAGCTCGAAGTTCCACTCGAAGAGGAGCTGGCAAGTCAAAGTTTTATGTGAACTCGCCCAGCTGCTCGGAGACAAACAGCAGCGCCAGTTGCATCTACGCTTATTAG
- the LOC132790165 gene encoding uncharacterized protein LOC132790165 isoform X2: MINWYSLVFILPGILVYAWPGNSQISVNNDLFIPILHNHSALTMKLWEENNCQPTFCCWRWLLELQSTQCPFMRLLVHCLIALPVYNLLLFLIGWQLHRSCSYTAERLLWLPKPIAEERLLAPQPSTVVVKPLLMPPTPPPRCKRRQAPKPPTGRIRATLSSPDKYPSHKDPFATVPIYDPQQEERYKTLRLNLLRVLEGLQQPLPPMLSLPLPMPVVLTPPKHKVEDSMLEESTLSESIPPLDLSKNKRKPSKWLHTVVKRLGKTFSKSKSHKHLEVSTAATLSHRSSSNSNITSSSRSDRSIYTLQPFWQRIARSSTRRGAGKSKFYVNSPSCSETNSSASCIYAY; this comes from the exons ATGATTAATTGGTACTCACTTGTGTTCATCTTACCGGGAATTCTAGTCTACGCCTGGCCTGGAAACTCTCAGATTAGCGTAAACAATGATTTATTTATCCCGATCTTGCATAATCATTCGGCTTTGACTATGAAATTGTGGGAGGAAAACAACTGTCAGCCAACGTTCTGCTGTTGGCGCTGGCTGCTGGAGTTGCAGAGCACACAGTGTCCTTTCATGCGGCTACTGGTGCATTGCCTCATTGCGTTGCCAGTTTACAATTTGTTACTGTTCTTGATTGG CTGGCAGCTGCATAGAAGCTGCTCCTACACAGCTGAGCGTTTGTTATGGTTGCCGAAACCAATAGCGGAAGAAAGATTGTTGGCACCACAACCTTCGACTGTTGTGGTTAAACCTTTGCTCATGCCACCTACGCCGCCACCGCGTTGCAAGCGTCGCCAGGCGCCCAAGCCGCCAACAGGTCGTATACGCGCTACGCTTAGCTCGCCTGACAAATATCCCAGTCACAAGGATCCATTTGCCACTGTGCCCATCTACGATCCTCAGCAGGAAGAACGCTACAAGACATTGCGCTTGAATCTGCTGCGTGTTCTGGAAGGTTTacagcagccgctgccgccAATGTTGTCCCTGCCGTTGCCCATGCCCGTTGTGCTGACACCACCAAAGCATAAAGTTGAAGACTCAATGCTGGAAGAGTCAACTCTAAGCGAGTCAATACCACCTTTAGATCTATCAAAGAACAAGCGAAAGCCTTCCAAATGGTTGCACACTGTAGTTAAAAGGCTTGGAAAAACCTTCTCGAAAAGCAAGAGTCACAAGCATTTAGAAGTCAGCACAGCTGCCACATTGAGCCatcgaagcagcagcaatagcaacatcaccagcagcagtagaagcGACAGAAGCATCTACACTTTGCAGCCCTTTTGGCAACGCATAGCTCGAAGTTCCACTCGAAGAGGAGCTGGCAAGTCAAAGTTTTATGTGAACTCGCCCAGCTGCTCGGAGACAAACAGCAGCGCCAGTTGCATCTACGCTTATTAG